The Vanessa tameamea isolate UH-Manoa-2023 chromosome 2, ilVanTame1 primary haplotype, whole genome shotgun sequence genome has a segment encoding these proteins:
- the LOC113394675 gene encoding uncharacterized protein LOC113394675, which translates to MRWFKKGEPPRLLAVSPEAESRSTRRSRIDMSPVRYPNRKSSSSSVETNFYNLSDQIIIVEKSPHPCHRSCETPVTRRISLQNGPTSPQESCNTSRKNRGGSLEKEYVVYREKRNPLLDKVKNTKLSCFKSNAPMRHGDDAASTSGSDCSGFGHVEEITNCRYAENYPEHTEFENHNPWVKMPNYDDDVFFAKSPVECSWREGKSFTNRGARCYSSGSECDRYHVIPKAGTKLSKSSDQIFNDDYEEYNKPITLSSHNKTDKPQHKDEKDTIGPSSCLSAKLRAMSDRYLKSSTNKFFSKLYKQAGDDDHTTHGENDTIVKSTSAISKSRKKRGGVRAKLRSFSYGALPGLDEFQKGHNSVFHDDVYQVSCDDENVLIQDCEDADSGILVNESAASSIFDSDRISSRCESSASHSVPQASCHNRSVSGDQTYTKARVSNRRSREKENPKPRLRQNQRALSLDRKEILRRMPKNPDHAEPHFLQLTEKQKMRQRDASHGDCGIPPIPPCRKPAKNSSNKVQSEFKVVRIMRKNPCDELGIFIAKTKLVDEGHVGYLVAHVVPGGLADREGTLRIGDELLNVNGRRLRDLTMSEAKEALRSGSAEIDIVICRQREKITLETRQREHSQKNVMLMRESSVDYENAIILGKEKRNDKYDIRIDPRHTQDESSCNRASLSATDEADGPADTHSRFLKGQNASYSSMNNKLLRRQVVSYGGANKDGLTLSCTGDIVDVDVPDGVERTTEKNVGESDIQTQNTNNFCTLPRRPRAPTHTYHTITFEKGHGKKPLGFTIVGGRDSPRGPLGIFIKSILPQGQAIDDGRLKAGDEVLAVNGQACHELAHVEALALFKAVRTGSIELRVCRRVKSQSTKAKSCTDLLNDDD; encoded by the exons ATGCGGTGGTTCAAGAAAGGTGAGCCGCCGCGGCTGCTTGCTGTCTCGCCGGAGGCTGAATCTAGATCTACGCGAAGATCGAGAATAG ATATGTCTCCAGTGCGTTATCCCAATAGAAAAAGTAGCAGTAGTTCCGTGGAAACAAACTTCTACAATTTAAGCGaccaaataataattgttgaaaaatCTCCCCATCCATGTCATCGAAGTTGTGAAACGCCGGTAACTCGTAGAATATCATTGCAAAATGGACCCACTTCACCGCAAGAAAGTTGCAATACTAGTCGCAAAAACCGCGGGGGCTCTTTAGAGAAAGAGTACGTGGTGTATAGAGAAAAACGAAATCCCTTACtcgataaagttaaaaatacaaagcTATCGTGCTTCAAGTCTAACGCCCCGATGCGACACGGAGACGACGCTGCTTCGACGTCAGGAAGTGATTGCAGTGGATTCGGACACGTTGAAGAAATAACAAATTGCCGTTACGCAGAAAATTACCCAGAACACACAGAATTTGAAAATCATAATCCGTGGGTCAAAATGCCGAATTATGATGACGACGTTTTCTTCGCGAAAAGCCCAGTAGAATGTAGCTGGCGAGAAGGCAAATCATTTACTAACAGAGGAGCTAGGTGTTACAGTTCAGGATCAGAATGTGATAGATATCACGTCATACCAAAAGCAGgtacaaaattatcaaaatcgagCGATCAAATATTTAACGACGACTATGAAGAATACAataaaccaattaccttaagtTCCCACAATAAGACTGATAAACCTCAACATAAGGACGAGAAAGATACGATTGGACCTAGTTCTTGTCTTTCAGCTAAACTGCGTGCTATGTCGGATAGATATCTGAAATcttcaacaaataaatttttttcGAAGTTATATAAACAAGCCGGCGATGACGATCATACTACACATGGTGAAAATGATACGATAGTTAAGTCAACCAGTGCAATAagtaaaagtagaaaaaaaaggGGTGGCGTACGCGCAAAACTTCGCAGCTTCTCTTACGGAGCCTTGCCTGGACTTGATGAATTCCAAAAGGGGCATAACTCTGTATTTCATGACGATGTTTATCAGGTTTCCTGTGATGATGAAAACGTTTTAATACAAGACTGTGAAGACGCAGATTCGGGTATTCTAGTCAATGAATCAGCAGCATCATCAATATTTGATAGTGACAGAATATCTTCTCGGTGTGAGAGTTCTGCTTCCCATTCAGTACCACAAGCATCTTGTCACAACAGAAGTGTTTCTGGAGATCAAACATATACAAAGGCACGTGTTTCTAACAGAAGAAGTAGAGAAAAAGAGAATCCTAAGCCTAGGTTACGTCAAAATCAAAGAGCTCTGTCCTTAGATCGAAAAGAAATACTACGTCGAATGCCTAAAAATCCCGATCATGCCGAACCTCATTTTTTACAGTTAACTGAAAAACAGAAGATGCGACAAAGAGATGCTAGTCATGGAGACTGTGGGATACCTCCTATACCCCCGTGTCGCAAACCTGCTAAAAATAGTTCTAATAAAGTTCAATCAGAATTTAAAGTTGTCAGAATTATGAGAAAAAATCCTTGTGACGAGCTAGGTATATTTATCGCTAAAACAAAGCTTGTAGATGAAGGCCATGTTGGATATTTAGTTGCACACGTGGTACCTGGTGGATTAGCTGATAG GGAAGGAACTTTACGTATCGGAGATGAACTTCTTAACGTAAATGGTAGAAGACTTCGTGATCTGACGATGTCTGAAGCTAAGGAAGCATTACGATCTGGATCTGCCGAAATCGACATTGTAATTTGTAGGCAACGTGAAAAAATTACACTTGAAACAAGACAAAGAGAACACTCGCAGAAGAACGTCATGTTAATGCGAGAAAGTTCCGTAGATTATGAAAATGCAATAATATTAGGTAAAGAGAAACGTAACGATAAGTATGACATCAGGATAGACCCACGTCACACCCAGGACGAATCCTCGTGTAATCGCGCATCGTTATCAGCGACGGACGAAGCGGATGGTCCTGCGGACACGCATTCTCGCTTCCTGAAAGGTCAGAACGCGAGCTATAGCAGTATGAACAACAAGTTATTGCGTCGGCAGGTCGTGAGTTACGGTGGTGCAAATAAAGACGGACTAACACTCAGTTGTACAGGCGATATTGTTGACGTTGATGTGCCGGACGGTGTTGAACGGACTACGGAAAAAAATGTTGGTGAAAGTGATATTCAGACCCAAAATACCAATAATTTTTGCACACTGCCCCGAAGACCGCGTGCACCAACACATACGTATCACACCATTACTTTTGAAAAAGGACATGGTAAGAAACCACTTGGTTTCACAATAGTAGGAGGACGCGACTCCCCTCGAGGCCCCTTGGGAATCTTCATAAAAAGCATCCTTCCCCAAGGTCAAGCAATCGACGATGGCAGACTCAAAGCGG gtGATGAGGTCTTAGCAGTCAACGGACAAGCATGTCATGAGTTAGCTCACGTGGAAGCACTTGCTCTATTCAAAGCTGTGCGAACAGGATCCATAGAGCTGAGAGTATGTCGCAGAGTAAAGAGCCA GTCTACCAAAGCAAAATCCTGCACAGATCTGCTCAATGACGACGATTGA